From Gimesia panareensis, the proteins below share one genomic window:
- the holA gene encoding DNA polymerase III subunit delta, producing the protein MPLHVTEFLLKPDQHELGPIVVLHGDDRYMKQEAIHAIEPIVLGEEEDTSITRFDGKRLEKELPPSTLFDELKTVSMWGDQRLVIVDDAEKFVSAYRAQLEKYLDAPSKSSLLILDVKSWNKSTKLAKRVAKIGLDLECKELKGSQLAKWISDTAEQVHQKQISRDAALLLVELVGTHCGQIHQELAKLATFVGEAPRISPDDIRAVVGGWKAETTWAMTDALRDGNVGDALKYLDNLLVAGEAPQKILGGLNFVWRKYFKATQLAVQGTPLRQALKESGVFPRDIESSDRYLRRLTRQRAEKIGQWLLTADLNLKGNSRLDPRLELEQLLFLLSGCA; encoded by the coding sequence ATGCCGCTGCATGTCACTGAGTTTCTGTTAAAACCCGACCAGCACGAGCTGGGGCCGATTGTGGTCCTGCACGGTGATGATCGGTACATGAAACAGGAGGCGATTCATGCGATTGAGCCGATCGTGCTGGGAGAGGAAGAAGATACCAGTATCACCCGCTTTGACGGGAAACGGCTCGAAAAAGAGCTGCCTCCTTCTACACTGTTTGATGAGCTGAAAACGGTCTCCATGTGGGGGGATCAGCGGCTGGTGATCGTGGATGATGCGGAGAAATTTGTCTCTGCCTATCGTGCGCAACTGGAGAAATATCTGGATGCGCCTTCGAAGAGCTCGCTGCTGATTCTGGACGTGAAATCATGGAATAAATCGACGAAGCTGGCCAAACGGGTCGCTAAGATCGGTCTGGATCTGGAGTGCAAGGAACTCAAGGGAAGTCAGCTGGCCAAATGGATTTCCGATACAGCCGAACAAGTGCATCAGAAACAGATTTCGCGGGATGCGGCGTTGCTGCTGGTGGAACTGGTGGGAACGCATTGCGGGCAGATCCACCAGGAACTGGCGAAGCTGGCGACATTTGTCGGAGAGGCGCCGCGGATCAGTCCGGATGATATTCGTGCTGTCGTGGGGGGCTGGAAAGCAGAGACGACCTGGGCGATGACTGACGCGTTGCGGGACGGGAATGTCGGTGATGCGTTGAAGTACCTGGATAACCTGCTGGTGGCGGGTGAAGCACCGCAGAAGATATTGGGTGGACTGAATTTCGTGTGGCGCAAATACTTCAAAGCGACGCAACTTGCAGTGCAGGGAACCCCTTTAAGACAGGCGTTAAAAGAATCGGGGGTCTTCCCGCGGGACATTGAATCTTCGGACCGTTATCTACGCCGACTGACGCGTCAGCGGGCGGAAAAAATCGGTCAGTGGCTGCTGACAGCCGATTTGAATCTGAAAGGCAACAGTCGCCTGGACCCGCGTCTGGAACTGGAGCAGCTGCTGTTTCTGTTGAGCGGATGTGCCTGA
- a CDS encoding phosphohexomutase domain-containing protein translates to MISITLHFAANFEGSQTRILQFEKIQAGNRPISQEPAEQFEQPPGKSSHLLHQAHAQPPLPKLLQQADLFFQCPGEKYPISKAIHLSRLAAFYPKCRDCPHNQMTGNLSPQTVKRLQQTQQARGTAPELFTAEGVRGVYLNQIDRSQAAHIAGAFSHLLWESLPLKGVAPNETRSPRSSQSATEPTRPEKSRGPCVVIGFDERPSSPDIITGVAGALRRNGCRVIDLGLTVPSILSYATTHLQAQGAIMVTGSHSGPSYTGLEFLLEQSQPVSRGFHLERIQEITENGYGRASRQPGSQRTFHPMESYRSQFLKHFHALRPLKIAIACSLRLVRETLDNLFAKLPCQLTWVDIPQQKRNLLDPEDSDVRKLQNFLESQACDLGMLINDDSRQTAFFSESGELLPNHAISQLLMQALAAEQPHAVFVLDQNCREQLTEVPPDWHLHAHQGTLADSYFQMQQHQAVYAGSHTGYHWFRETVPTCDAILTLAHVLAALSFSDAPVSEVLSSSTEETP, encoded by the coding sequence TTGATTTCCATTACACTCCATTTCGCAGCGAATTTCGAGGGCAGCCAGACCCGGATCCTGCAATTTGAGAAAATCCAGGCGGGGAACAGACCGATTTCACAGGAACCAGCAGAGCAGTTTGAACAGCCACCTGGCAAGTCCTCCCACTTGCTCCACCAGGCGCACGCTCAGCCTCCGCTCCCCAAGCTCCTGCAGCAGGCGGACCTCTTCTTCCAGTGTCCCGGCGAGAAATATCCGATCTCGAAAGCCATCCACCTCTCGCGCCTGGCTGCCTTCTACCCCAAATGCCGTGACTGTCCTCACAACCAGATGACCGGAAACCTCTCTCCGCAGACTGTCAAACGCCTGCAGCAGACTCAACAGGCACGGGGAACGGCACCGGAACTGTTTACCGCTGAGGGAGTACGGGGCGTTTACCTGAACCAGATCGACCGGTCGCAGGCCGCGCACATCGCGGGTGCTTTTTCCCACCTGCTCTGGGAGAGCCTCCCACTGAAAGGAGTGGCTCCAAACGAGACCCGTTCTCCCCGGTCCAGCCAGTCCGCTACGGAACCGACGCGACCCGAAAAAAGCCGCGGCCCCTGTGTTGTGATCGGCTTCGACGAACGGCCGTCCTCGCCGGATATCATTACCGGCGTCGCGGGTGCCCTCCGCAGAAACGGCTGCCGGGTCATCGATTTGGGGCTGACCGTCCCCTCGATCCTTTCTTACGCCACCACGCATCTGCAGGCACAGGGAGCGATCATGGTGACCGGTTCCCACTCTGGTCCTTCCTACACTGGTCTGGAATTTCTGCTGGAACAGTCCCAGCCTGTCTCCCGCGGTTTTCACCTCGAACGCATTCAGGAGATCACAGAAAACGGCTACGGTCGCGCGTCACGGCAGCCTGGCTCGCAGCGAACCTTCCATCCCATGGAATCGTATCGCAGCCAGTTCCTTAAACATTTCCATGCTCTCAGGCCACTGAAGATTGCCATCGCCTGTTCCCTCAGACTGGTCCGGGAAACACTGGATAATCTGTTCGCAAAACTCCCCTGCCAGCTCACCTGGGTCGACATCCCCCAACAAAAACGCAACCTGCTCGATCCCGAAGACTCGGATGTCCGCAAACTGCAGAACTTCCTCGAATCACAAGCCTGCGACCTGGGAATGCTGATCAATGACGACAGCCGCCAGACCGCTTTTTTCAGTGAATCCGGAGAACTGCTCCCCAACCACGCCATTTCTCAGTTGCTCATGCAGGCCCTGGCAGCCGAACAACCGCACGCCGTCTTCGTACTCGATCAGAACTGTCGAGAACAGCTGACTGAAGTTCCTCCCGACTGGCACCTGCATGCCCACCAGGGAACCCTGGCAGACAGCTATTTTCAGATGCAGCAACATCAGGCCGTTTACGCTGGCAGCCACACCGGATATCATTGGTTCAGGGAAACCGTTCCCACCTGCGATGCCATTTTGACGCTGGCTCATGTCCTGGCTGCCTTGAGCTTCAGCGATGCACCGGTCAGCGAAGTTCTCTCTTCCTCAACCGAAGAGACACCCTGA
- the hemW gene encoding radical SAM family heme chaperone HemW, translating into MTDLETPSSAYIHVPFCQHRCGYCDFTLVARKDHLIDDYLAAMEQQLATVEPGIELQTLFLGGGTPTHLSIEQLERLFAAILSRFQLSDDCEFSIEANPLNLCIDKIDFLQQSGVNRVSLGVQSFHSEILTFLERDHQPEQIFEIVQNLRDRIPNTSLDLIFAVPGQSLQNWQDSLADVVGLGIPHLSTYGLTIEKGTSFWSRQQSGLFDLPADELAGTMYEYSLEYLSSQGLQHYEISNFARPGFECRHNEVYWTGHPYFGFGPGAASYLKGVRRQNHRSVATWLKRIAAGESPISEEEELDPESRAREAVIFGLRRRVGIDLADFESRYGFTLDELAETAMEKNITAGLLEQTETHLRLTQAGCLLADSVVIDFL; encoded by the coding sequence GTGACAGACCTGGAAACACCGTCCTCTGCGTATATTCACGTTCCCTTCTGCCAGCATCGCTGCGGCTACTGTGACTTTACGCTCGTCGCCCGCAAAGACCATCTGATCGACGACTACCTGGCTGCGATGGAACAGCAACTCGCCACAGTCGAACCGGGCATCGAACTGCAGACCCTCTTCCTGGGCGGAGGCACCCCCACCCACCTCAGCATCGAACAACTGGAGCGTCTCTTCGCTGCGATCCTCTCCCGGTTCCAACTGTCAGATGATTGTGAATTCAGCATCGAAGCTAACCCGCTCAATCTGTGCATCGATAAAATCGACTTTCTCCAGCAGAGCGGTGTCAACCGGGTCAGCCTCGGGGTCCAGTCCTTTCACTCCGAAATCCTCACCTTCCTCGAACGCGACCATCAGCCGGAACAGATCTTTGAAATCGTACAGAACCTGAGAGATCGAATTCCCAACACCAGCCTCGATCTGATCTTCGCAGTCCCCGGACAGAGTCTGCAGAACTGGCAGGATTCGCTCGCTGATGTCGTCGGGCTCGGCATCCCCCATCTCTCCACCTACGGCCTGACGATCGAAAAGGGAACGTCATTCTGGAGCCGTCAGCAGTCGGGACTGTTTGATTTGCCAGCCGACGAACTGGCAGGCACCATGTATGAATATTCGCTGGAGTATCTCAGTTCCCAGGGTCTGCAGCATTATGAAATTTCAAACTTCGCCCGCCCGGGATTTGAATGCCGGCACAACGAAGTTTACTGGACCGGACATCCTTACTTCGGCTTCGGGCCCGGCGCTGCCAGCTACCTGAAGGGGGTCCGTCGACAGAATCACCGCAGCGTCGCCACCTGGCTCAAACGCATCGCAGCCGGAGAGTCCCCCATTTCAGAAGAGGAAGAACTCGATCCTGAATCCCGCGCCCGGGAAGCAGTTATCTTCGGACTCCGTCGCCGCGTCGGCATCGATCTCGCTGATTTCGAGTCCCGCTACGGATTCACATTAGACGAACTGGCCGAAACCGCAATGGAAAAGAATATCACAGCCGGACTGCTCGAACAGACTGAGACCCACCTGCGACTGACTCAGGCCGGTTGCCTGCTGGCCGATTCCGTGGTCATCGATTTTCTCTGA
- a CDS encoding PQQ-dependent sugar dehydrogenase — protein sequence MMAPEKTCCSRSWFVCSLVLAGLFCLQGNLRAEDAQYGIAKRVPWTTSKVKGSPDPALPYETERAFPQLKFNQPLAVATAPGLKRFFVAERKGKIFSFDYQDQSTAETELFLDLKKHVPELNEIYGMTFHPRFEENGYVYICYVLKPELPEGTRVSRFKVQDSNPLQCDPESEEILITWLSGGHNGGCLRFGPDGYLYISTGDGGPASPPDIHNSGQDVSNLLSCILRIDVDHRSQDLPYAIPSDNPFVKLPGVRPEIWAFGFRNPWKMCFAPKSGDLWVGDVGWELWELLYRVEKGGNYGWSIKEGRQPVKPGNQPGPTPILPPTVVHSHREARSITGGYFYEAPRLKELKDTYIYGDYSTGKLWGLRYANQRVEWHQELANSTLKVTAFAIDDTGEVYIVDIEGGAFHRLVPIKESDHNPDFPTQLSQTGLFESTEKHQVAAGVIPYEINAPAWADYATAERFIALPPDTSIEVVRKQFWNFPKDTVLVKTISMETERGNPETAQRLETQLLHFNGARWQGYSYRWNEEQTDATLVPSGGDSIKLEITDADHPDGKLNYEWQISSRAECAVCHTPFQNYLSVLSFEEAQLNRERKYGDIVDNQLRALAHIKVLPESVWSESKGTKAHYLVDPHNSSASLTLRARSYLHTNCRHCHRNNGGGGSTIELDAAMSQEAMKAVGVKPTQGTFQILGAEVIAPGDPFRSVLLYRMSKLGKGRMPYSGSSIVDVQGTRLIKEWIEREPTLPHSLQFEVSRLRNRQINLLADAVQIEDHDFAGQKLQEVLESTSGGLMMLNALERTPMSEEMQTQIVRLATQRGNPLVRDLFERYLPEDQRIKRLGQQIDHRALLSLSGDSREGKKLFMEMAGLQCRNCHRVHQHGKELGPDLTQIGKKLSRQELLENIVDPSKKIDEKYYTCVVATRSGKVFSGLLVRKDDAGVVVKDAKNELREIPQQEIETVVMQKKSLMPDQLLRDLTAEQAAHLLAYLESLK from the coding sequence ATGATGGCCCCTGAAAAAACGTGTTGTTCGCGAAGCTGGTTTGTCTGCTCACTGGTGCTGGCAGGGCTGTTCTGTCTACAGGGAAACCTGCGGGCAGAAGATGCACAGTACGGCATCGCCAAGCGGGTTCCCTGGACGACTTCGAAGGTGAAGGGGAGCCCTGATCCTGCATTGCCTTATGAAACCGAGCGGGCATTTCCCCAACTGAAATTCAATCAGCCACTGGCAGTCGCGACAGCACCGGGATTGAAACGCTTTTTTGTGGCGGAACGCAAAGGGAAGATTTTTTCGTTTGATTACCAGGACCAGTCGACTGCTGAAACAGAACTGTTTCTGGATCTCAAAAAACATGTACCCGAGCTGAATGAGATTTACGGGATGACGTTTCATCCCCGCTTTGAAGAGAACGGCTACGTCTATATCTGTTATGTCCTGAAACCGGAGCTGCCGGAAGGGACGCGGGTTTCGCGCTTCAAGGTGCAGGACTCGAATCCGCTGCAATGCGATCCGGAATCGGAAGAGATTCTGATCACCTGGTTGTCGGGGGGACACAATGGAGGCTGTCTGCGGTTCGGCCCGGACGGGTACCTTTATATTTCGACGGGTGACGGCGGTCCCGCGTCTCCGCCTGATATTCATAACTCGGGTCAGGATGTGAGTAATCTGCTCTCCTGCATTTTGCGGATCGATGTCGATCACCGCAGCCAGGACCTGCCTTATGCGATTCCCTCGGATAATCCGTTTGTGAAGCTGCCCGGTGTGCGACCTGAGATCTGGGCATTTGGATTTCGCAATCCGTGGAAGATGTGTTTTGCGCCGAAGAGTGGCGATCTGTGGGTTGGCGATGTCGGCTGGGAACTGTGGGAACTGTTGTATCGCGTGGAGAAGGGGGGGAACTACGGTTGGAGCATCAAGGAGGGACGTCAGCCGGTGAAGCCGGGAAATCAGCCGGGGCCGACACCCATTCTGCCGCCCACAGTGGTGCATTCGCATCGCGAAGCCCGGTCGATTACCGGCGGTTACTTTTACGAAGCTCCCCGGTTAAAGGAACTGAAGGATACCTACATCTACGGCGACTATTCCACGGGAAAACTGTGGGGACTGCGGTATGCGAACCAGCGGGTGGAGTGGCATCAGGAGCTGGCCAATTCGACATTGAAGGTGACCGCGTTTGCCATTGATGATACGGGTGAGGTTTACATCGTCGATATTGAAGGGGGCGCCTTTCATCGCCTGGTGCCGATCAAAGAATCGGATCATAATCCGGACTTCCCGACTCAGTTGAGCCAGACCGGCCTGTTTGAATCGACGGAGAAACATCAGGTGGCAGCAGGAGTGATACCTTATGAGATCAATGCACCTGCGTGGGCCGATTATGCGACTGCGGAGCGTTTCATTGCTCTGCCGCCGGATACATCAATTGAAGTTGTCCGGAAACAGTTCTGGAATTTTCCCAAAGATACCGTGCTGGTGAAAACCATTTCGATGGAGACGGAGCGCGGCAATCCGGAAACAGCCCAGCGACTGGAGACGCAGCTATTGCATTTCAACGGGGCCCGCTGGCAAGGATACTCTTATCGCTGGAATGAGGAGCAGACCGATGCGACACTGGTCCCTTCCGGAGGAGACAGTATCAAGCTGGAGATTACGGACGCGGATCATCCCGACGGGAAACTGAATTACGAATGGCAGATTTCCAGTCGGGCCGAGTGTGCGGTCTGTCATACGCCGTTTCAGAATTATCTGTCGGTGCTGTCGTTCGAAGAGGCGCAGCTGAACCGGGAACGGAAATACGGCGATATCGTAGACAACCAGTTGCGGGCGCTGGCGCATATCAAGGTGCTGCCCGAATCGGTGTGGAGTGAATCGAAGGGGACCAAAGCACATTACCTGGTCGATCCCCACAACAGTTCGGCGTCGTTGACGTTGCGGGCCCGTTCCTACCTGCATACGAACTGCAGGCACTGTCATCGCAACAACGGCGGTGGCGGTTCGACCATTGAGCTGGATGCGGCCATGAGTCAGGAAGCGATGAAAGCGGTCGGGGTGAAACCGACACAGGGAACGTTCCAGATTCTAGGTGCGGAGGTAATCGCTCCCGGTGATCCATTTCGGTCGGTGCTGCTGTATCGCATGAGTAAACTAGGAAAAGGGCGGATGCCTTATTCCGGTTCTTCCATTGTGGATGTGCAGGGAACCCGGCTGATCAAAGAATGGATCGAACGCGAGCCGACCCTTCCGCATTCCCTGCAGTTTGAAGTCTCGCGTCTGCGGAACCGGCAGATCAACCTGCTGGCGGATGCAGTGCAGATTGAAGATCATGATTTCGCGGGCCAGAAACTGCAGGAGGTGCTGGAGAGCACCAGCGGGGGGCTGATGATGCTGAATGCCCTGGAGCGGACCCCGATGTCTGAGGAGATGCAAACGCAGATCGTGCGACTTGCGACACAGAGAGGCAACCCGCTGGTGCGTGATCTGTTCGAGCGATACCTCCCGGAAGACCAGCGCATCAAACGGTTGGGGCAGCAGATTGATCATCGTGCGCTGCTCTCTCTGTCAGGAGATTCGCGCGAGGGGAAGAAACTGTTCATGGAGATGGCAGGGCTGCAGTGCCGGAATTGTCATCGTGTCCATCAGCATGGGAAAGAACTGGGACCCGATCTGACCCAGATCGGCAAGAAGCTGTCGCGGCAGGAACTGTTGGAAAATATTGTTGATCCATCAAAGAAGATTGATGAGAAGTATTATACCTGCGTGGTCGCGACGCGATCGGGGAAGGTCTTCAGCGGTCTGCTGGTCCGCAAAGATGATGCGGGTGTGGTGGTCAAAGACGCGAAAAACGAGCTTCGTGAAATTCCACAACAGGAAATTGAGACGGTCGTGATGCAGAAAAAATCGCTGATGCCCGATCAGCTTTTGCGTGATCTGACCGCGGAGCAGGCCGCACATCTGCTGGCATATCTCGAATCATTGAAATAA
- the priA gene encoding replication restart helicase PriA, with amino-acid sequence MSKPKQQSLFEDEELPDDPMPWERNSQNLYLAQIVLNRPVDRVFHYLVPEAMRPLLKPGHRVQVPFGRGNQLSPGYCVGVGPADENQPSVRLKSVDAILDSRPLFNAKMLKLTRWIADRYLCSWGQVLDCVVPAGVKNQAGTRMVTVFEVTDPQALQGRNIPEEVERLPAKQRAVYEALKTAGQPLTMDALTAAAGCGAGPVQTLKKKTLIRSHQKRVQQFENGDDAAYAHITKQDDLQLNRDQRLALDQILAAIRGQRSETFVLQGVTGSGKTEVYIQAIREVVSYGQQAIVLVPEISLTPQAIQRFRSRFDSVAVLHSHLSDSDRHYHWQNIAAGKVQVIVGARSAVFAPAPHLGLIIIDEEHETSFKQETAPRYHAREVARKRSELEKVPLILGSATPTLNSWLRVIEKKDTLISMPKRVNNLPMPNVNIIDVRNDVQVRRNESIGRVLFTGMQHALEAGGQVILFLNLRGYSPALWCKGCGNSVKCPHCEISLTWHRDKSLAVCHSCEFSAKPPTNCPSCGAPGLRYVGTGTQRLEEEVKAKFPNYSCRRMDSDTMRGVGSHAKVLNAFAAGEVDILLGTQMIAKGLDFPNVTLVGVIDADTMLHQPDLFASERTFQLIAQVAGRTGRGMQGGRVFVQTTSPAEPAIVKAAEHDFLGFARLELGHRKEMLAPPFSHYARVILRGPQEEHVEQFARQIAGILHDAAEEMKLSVQILGPAPAPIIRLKKFFRYHFQLAAVNVDEILQLWREVDPKLPREKGIEYIIDVDPVNMR; translated from the coding sequence ATGAGTAAACCGAAGCAACAGAGCCTGTTTGAAGATGAAGAGCTCCCCGATGATCCGATGCCCTGGGAGCGGAATTCACAGAATCTGTATCTGGCACAGATCGTTCTGAATCGACCGGTGGACCGCGTGTTTCATTACCTGGTGCCGGAGGCGATGCGCCCCTTACTGAAGCCCGGACATCGCGTGCAGGTTCCCTTTGGACGCGGGAATCAGCTGTCACCCGGATATTGTGTCGGTGTGGGGCCGGCGGATGAGAATCAGCCCAGCGTACGGTTGAAGTCGGTCGATGCGATTCTGGACAGCCGCCCGTTATTCAACGCGAAGATGCTGAAGCTGACCCGCTGGATTGCAGACCGCTATCTGTGCAGCTGGGGGCAGGTGCTGGATTGCGTGGTCCCTGCGGGGGTTAAGAATCAGGCGGGGACCCGAATGGTGACCGTGTTTGAAGTGACCGATCCGCAGGCACTGCAGGGACGCAACATTCCTGAAGAGGTCGAACGGCTGCCGGCCAAGCAGCGGGCCGTTTACGAGGCGCTCAAGACGGCAGGACAGCCGTTGACGATGGACGCTTTGACGGCGGCTGCCGGCTGTGGTGCGGGACCGGTGCAGACATTGAAAAAGAAGACGCTGATCCGCAGTCATCAGAAACGGGTGCAGCAGTTTGAAAACGGTGATGATGCCGCTTATGCCCATATCACGAAGCAGGACGATCTGCAGCTGAACCGGGATCAGCGGCTGGCGCTGGACCAGATCCTGGCGGCGATCCGGGGGCAGCGGAGCGAGACCTTCGTCTTACAGGGGGTGACGGGGAGCGGGAAGACCGAAGTTTACATACAGGCGATCCGTGAAGTGGTCAGTTATGGACAGCAGGCGATTGTGCTGGTACCCGAGATCAGTTTGACCCCGCAGGCGATTCAGCGGTTTCGCTCGCGGTTCGATTCTGTCGCGGTGCTGCACAGCCATCTGAGCGACAGTGACCGCCACTACCACTGGCAGAATATCGCAGCCGGGAAGGTGCAGGTGATTGTGGGCGCGCGGAGTGCCGTCTTCGCTCCTGCACCACATCTGGGGCTGATTATCATCGATGAAGAGCACGAGACCAGTTTCAAACAGGAGACGGCGCCCCGTTATCATGCCCGTGAAGTGGCGCGGAAACGTTCCGAACTGGAGAAGGTGCCTCTGATTCTGGGATCGGCGACGCCGACCTTGAACTCGTGGCTGCGGGTGATCGAGAAAAAAGACACGCTGATCTCGATGCCCAAGCGGGTGAACAATCTGCCGATGCCGAACGTGAATATTATCGATGTTCGTAATGATGTGCAGGTCCGGCGGAATGAGTCAATCGGGCGGGTGCTGTTTACCGGGATGCAACACGCGCTGGAAGCAGGGGGGCAGGTGATACTGTTTCTGAACCTGCGGGGTTATTCACCGGCGCTGTGGTGTAAGGGCTGCGGTAATTCGGTGAAGTGTCCGCATTGTGAAATTTCATTGACCTGGCACCGGGATAAGAGTCTGGCGGTCTGTCACAGCTGTGAGTTTTCCGCCAAACCGCCGACGAACTGCCCGAGTTGTGGCGCGCCGGGACTGCGGTATGTGGGGACCGGAACACAGCGACTGGAAGAAGAGGTGAAAGCGAAGTTCCCGAATTATTCGTGCCGACGGATGGACAGCGATACGATGCGGGGTGTGGGCAGCCACGCGAAAGTGCTCAATGCATTTGCAGCGGGGGAAGTCGATATCCTGTTGGGAACACAGATGATTGCGAAAGGACTCGACTTTCCGAATGTGACACTGGTCGGTGTGATCGATGCGGATACGATGCTGCATCAGCCGGATCTGTTTGCCTCGGAACGGACGTTTCAGTTGATTGCGCAGGTGGCCGGTCGCACGGGTCGGGGCATGCAGGGGGGCCGCGTGTTTGTCCAGACCACCTCGCCTGCCGAACCCGCGATTGTGAAAGCAGCCGAACATGACTTCCTGGGATTTGCCCGGCTGGAGCTTGGGCACCGTAAGGAGATGCTGGCGCCTCCGTTTTCGCATTATGCCCGGGTGATTCTGCGTGGCCCCCAGGAAGAGCATGTGGAGCAGTTTGCCCGGCAGATCGCAGGGATTCTGCATGATGCGGCTGAAGAAATGAAGTTGAGCGTGCAGATTCTGGGTCCGGCTCCCGCGCCGATCATTCGACTGAAGAAGTTTTTTCGCTATCACTTCCAGCTGGCCGCGGTGAATGTGGATGAAATTCTGCAGTTGTGGCGGGAAGTGGATCCCAAACTGCCCCGGGAAAAGGGGATTGAATATATCATCGATGTGGACCCGGTTAACATGCGATAA
- the nadD gene encoding nicotinate-nucleotide adenylyltransferase produces the protein MRIGIFGGTFDPVHNGHLLLAEQCREQAALDEVWLIPAGAPPHKETSGITPGKQRREMLEFASAGNPTFVIKDLELHREGPSYTVETLRQLKESHPDNDFFLIIGADSVRDFHTWREPAAILEQAHLIGVNRPNISLPDLSELKEKLGEAVVEKITWVTMPGIDLSSTDIRQRVQENKSVRYMTPRAVEVYIHNNRLYLD, from the coding sequence ATGCGAATTGGAATTTTTGGCGGAACCTTCGATCCGGTCCACAACGGACACCTGCTCCTCGCCGAACAGTGCCGCGAACAGGCTGCTCTGGATGAGGTCTGGCTCATCCCCGCCGGTGCTCCCCCCCACAAGGAAACGAGCGGCATCACTCCCGGCAAACAGCGCCGCGAAATGCTGGAGTTCGCCAGCGCCGGGAATCCCACCTTCGTTATTAAAGATCTCGAACTGCACCGCGAGGGTCCGAGTTACACCGTCGAAACCCTCCGCCAGTTGAAAGAGTCCCACCCCGACAACGACTTTTTCCTGATCATCGGAGCCGACTCGGTCCGCGATTTCCATACCTGGCGCGAGCCGGCAGCCATCCTCGAGCAGGCCCACCTGATCGGCGTCAATCGACCGAACATAAGTTTACCAGACCTTAGCGAGCTCAAAGAAAAACTCGGCGAGGCGGTTGTGGAAAAAATCACCTGGGTCACCATGCCCGGCATCGATCTCTCTTCGACAGACATCCGCCAGCGGGTTCAAGAAAACAAAAGTGTCCGTTACATGACGCCGCGGGCGGTGGAAGTTTATATCCACAATAACAGGCTGTATTTAGACTGA
- a CDS encoding iron-containing alcohol dehydrogenase, with amino-acid sequence MDSKSSTRLKTDQGEGASLSAFDYQPRTRIVFGGGTLSRLGELAVEQGAKHVLLVTDKGLAEAGHEARGVASLEQAGLEITTFDDVHANPTTEDVERGLAVARQQPIDLIVGLGGGSSMDCAKGINFLLTNGGKMEDYWGVGKATKPMLPLIAVPTTAGTGSEAQSFAVIAHPETHMKMACGDKKAACRVAILDPELTLTMPRSVTHVTGIDALSHALETFVTKPRNEISKLFSRRAWSLLASSFPEVLNSPDDLTARGNMQLGAHFAGAAIENSMLGATHALANPLSAHFGLTHGVAIGIMLPHVIRFNAELVGDHYSLLASDLGLCAPQDPEGPGLLAEHIQSLVSLAGAPTTLSECEVDTGLFDQLAEEASRQWTGNFNPRPVDQSSLRELYECAF; translated from the coding sequence ATGGATTCGAAATCTTCAACCAGACTGAAAACGGATCAGGGAGAAGGTGCCTCGCTTTCTGCCTTCGACTATCAGCCCCGCACCAGAATCGTCTTTGGTGGCGGAACCCTGAGCCGTCTCGGTGAGCTCGCCGTGGAACAGGGCGCCAAGCATGTGCTGCTGGTCACAGACAAAGGTCTCGCAGAAGCCGGACACGAAGCCCGGGGCGTCGCCTCGCTCGAACAGGCAGGCCTGGAGATCACCACCTTCGACGATGTCCACGCCAACCCCACCACCGAAGATGTCGAACGCGGTCTTGCCGTCGCCCGCCAGCAGCCCATCGACCTCATCGTCGGACTCGGGGGCGGCAGCAGTATGGATTGTGCCAAGGGCATCAACTTCCTGCTCACCAATGGCGGAAAGATGGAAGACTACTGGGGCGTCGGCAAAGCGACCAAGCCCATGCTGCCCCTCATCGCCGTCCCCACCACCGCCGGCACCGGGAGTGAAGCCCAGTCGTTCGCCGTCATCGCGCATCCCGAAACTCATATGAAGATGGCCTGCGGCGATAAAAAAGCCGCTTGCCGCGTTGCGATCCTCGACCCCGAACTCACACTGACCATGCCCCGCTCGGTCACCCATGTCACCGGCATCGATGCCTTGAGCCATGCACTCGAAACCTTCGTCACCAAACCCCGCAATGAAATCTCGAAACTCTTCAGCCGCCGCGCCTGGTCGCTGCTCGCCAGCAGCTTCCCCGAGGTCCTGAATTCTCCCGATGACCTGACCGCCCGCGGAAACATGCAGCTCGGAGCCCACTTCGCCGGAGCCGCCATTGAAAACTCGATGCTCGGTGCCACACATGCTCTCGCGAATCCCCTGTCGGCTCATTTTGGTCTGACCCACGGCGTCGCCATCGGCATCATGCTCCCCCATGTCATTCGTTTCAATGCGGAACTGGTAGGCGATCATTACTCCCTGCTCGCTTCTGATCTGGGACTCTGTGCCCCGCAAGATCCCGAGGGCCCCGGCTTACTTGCCGAACACATCCAGTCCCTCGTCTCCCTGGCCGGCGCCCCGACCACGCTCTCCGAATGCGAAGTCGATACCGGTCTGTTCGATCAACTGGCTGAAGAAGCCTCTCGGCAATGGACGGGCAATTTCAATCCCCGCCCTGTCGATCAGTCCTCTTTACGGGAATTGTATGAATGCGCGTTCTAA